A region of Sugiyamaella lignohabitans strain CBS 10342 chromosome A, complete sequence DNA encodes the following proteins:
- the KAP95 gene encoding Kap95p (Karyopherin beta; forms a complex with Srp1p/Kap60p; interacts with nucleoporins to mediate nuclear import of NLS-containing cargo proteins via the nuclear pore complex; regulates PC biosynthesis; GDP-to-GTP exchange factor for Gsp1p; GO_component: GO:0005737 - cytoplasm [Evidence IEA,IEA]; GO_component: GO:0005737 - cytoplasm [Evidence IDA] [PMID 10684247]; GO_component: GO:0016021 - integral component of membrane [Evidence ISM] [PMID 12192589]; GO_component: GO:0005635 - nuclear envelope [Evidence IEA]; GO_component: GO:0000176 - nuclear exosome (RNase complex) [Evidence IDA] [PMID 19046973]; GO_component: GO:0005643 - nuclear pore [Evidence IDA] [PMID 10684247]; GO_component: GO:0005634 - nucleus [Evidence IEA]; GO_function: GO:0008536 - Ran GTPase binding [Evidence IEA]; GO_function: GO:0005087 - Ran guanyl-nucleotide exchange factor activity [Evidence IDA] [PMID 19549784]; GO_function: GO:0008565 - protein transporter activity [Evidence IEA]; GO_function: GO:0008565 - protein transporter activity [Evidence IDA] [PMID 7622450]; GO_process: GO:0006886 - intracellular protein transport [Evidence IEA]; GO_process: GO:0051292 - nuclear pore complex assembly [Evidence IMP] [PMID 17182855]; GO_process: GO:0006913 - nucleocytoplasmic transport [Evidence IEA]; GO_process: GO:0006656 - phosphatidylcholine biosynthetic process [Evidence IGI,IMP] [PMID 19141610]; GO_process: GO:0006606 - protein import into nucleus [Evidence IMP] [PMID 19141610]; GO_process: GO:0006606 - protein import into nucleus [Evidence IMP] [PMID 23131016]; GO_process: GO:0006612 - protein targeting to membrane [Evidence IMP] [PMID 16929305]; GO_process: GO:0015031 - protein transport [Evidence IEA]; GO_process: GO:0060188 - regulation of protein desumoylation [Evidence IMP] [PMID 17403926]; GO_process: GO:0006810 - transport [Evidence IEA]) — translation MDIGQVLENAILGRDQQVRAQAEAQLKEAAREHFVPYLGMLTQALESDQQRTEVRILAGIALKNEISSKDIRIQLSQTERWVSLDGAVKEQIKATSLAALISPDERVGNAAAQLIAAIADIELPRDEWPTLTAVLVQNTTAEQPTHVKRASLLAIGYICETADPSNSGVVSQADGILTAIVQGARKEEPNLVVRLTALNALVNSLEFIRLNFDQESERNYIMQVVCEATQAESTELQAAAFGALGRIMSLYYVYMKPYMEKALFGLTVSGMQSSDDMVACMAVEFWSTVCEEEINLALAAQEDIYAGVDPSVANSRNFHFAENAIGHVLPTLLTLLTRQDEDTSDDDWSVSMAAGASLQLFAQNTQNHVVDITVDFVSKNLSSESWVNREAAVMAFGSILEGPDPDRLRQLIGQALMPLLALMKDQSLQVKDTVAWCLGRVADLMIEGIDIELHLEPMIEALLTGLQDHPKVSTNCCWTIMNLTEQLSQNGPQDATSPISQYYPALVPALLSAASRSDNENSSRTSAYEALSTLVIFSPADVLPIVLSLSGEVLNRLNETVALQQQIVGTDDRSNLEELQINLLGLLTNIIRRADDQVLPAAEQLMTLFIHLLETKLPNSLIEEDVFIAIGAVAGATNEHFAQYLDVFMPYLVAALQNSGEYQTCNTAVGLVADISHSVGKQIEKYSDTFMNTFVENLRKDDIRREIKPVILSCIGDVASSIGGGFIPYLQVVMQVLNDAAQLRADEDSSLEFLDYVFSLREAIIDAYVGIVAGMHDSPQALLPYIEGMFAFLSTLLSDHELIKSESVLRSLAGLLGDVASIYPDGQVAPLYRHDWVTEIIRKARDRNFSSATKETAKWAREQQKRQIVKVTGGN, via the coding sequence ATGGATATTGGACAGGTGTTGGAGAATGCCATTTTGGGCCGTGACCAACAGGTGCGAGCCCAGGCCGAAGCTCAGCTGAAGGAAGCAGCCCGCGAGCATTTCGTGCCTTATTTGGGGATGTTGACTCAAGCATTGGAAAGCGATCAACAACGTACTGAAGTGAGAATCTTGGCTGGTATTGCCTTGAAGAACGAAATTAGTAGTAAAGATATAAGGATCCAACTGAGTCAGACCGAGAGATGGGTATCTTTAGATGGTGCAGTCAAAGAACAAATCAAGGCTACTTCATTAGCAGCACTTATCTCCCCTGATGAGAGAGTCggaaatgctgctgctcagttgattgctgctattgcaGATATCGAGCTTCCAAGAGACGAATGGCCAACCTTGACTGCAGTTTTGGTTCAAAATACTACTGCTGAACAGCCTACTCATGTCAAGAGAGCTTCATTACTGGCCATTGGTTATATATGTGAGACGGCTGATCCATCCAACTCCGGCGTAGTTTCACAGGCTGATGGCATTTTAACCGCCATTGTGCAAGGAGCTCGTAAAGAAGAACCTAACTTAGTTGTTAGATTAACAGCCCTTAACGCATTGGTCAATTCGCTCGAGTTCATTCGTCTCAACTTTGACCAAGAAAGTGAACGTAATTACATCATGCAAGTGGTATGTGAAGCCACTCAAGCCGAATCTACCGAACTacaagctgctgcttttggTGCTCTCGGTAGAATTATGAGTTTATATTATGTTTACATGAAGCCATACATGGAGAAAGCTCTATTCGGTCTGACAGTTAGCGGTATGCAGAGTAGCGACGACATGGTTGCTTGCATGGCTGTGGAGTTCTGGAGTACGGTGTGCGAAGAAGAGATCAATCTAGCTTTGGCTGCTCAGGAAGATATATACGCGGGAGTTGATCCTTCAGTAGCTAATAGCCGAAACTTCCATTTTGCTGAGAATGCCATTGGCCATGTGTTGCCTACGTTGTTGACCTTGTTGACCCGCCAAGATGAAGATACTAGTGATGACGACTGGTCTGTGTCTATGGCCGCCGGTGCCTCGTTACAGCTGTTTGCTCAAAACACCCAGAACCATGTTGTTGACATTACAGTTGACTTTGTGTCTAAAAACCTTAGCAGCGAGAGCTGGGTAAATCGAGAGGCTGCTGTCATGGCGTTTGGGTCGATTCTGGAGGGTCCCGACCCTGACAGACTCCGTCAGCTTATTGGGCAGGCTCTTATGCCCTTGCTAGCTCTCATGAAAGACCAATCATTACAAGTTAAGGATACTGTTGCATGGTGTTTGGGCAGAGTTGCTGACTTGATGATCGAAGGAATAGATATTGAACTGCATTTAGAGCCCATGATTGAAGCTCTGCTGACTGGTTTACAAGATCATCCCAAAGTATCGACCAATTGTTGTTGGACGATAATGAACTTGACGGAACAACTATCACAAAATGGGCCCCAGGATGCTACATCTCCTATTTCCCAATACTACCCAGCTTTGGTTCCTGCTCTGTTATCGGCTGCTTCTAGAAGTGACAACGAGAACTCATCTCGTACATCTGCTTATGAGGCTTTGTCGACTCTGGTCATTTTCAGCCCAGCTGATGTGTTACCCATTGTGTTGTCCTTGTCCGGTGAGGTTTTGAATAGACTGAATGAAACAGTTGCATTACAGCAACAAATCGTTGGTACCGACGACAGAAGTAATTTGGAAGAGCTTCAAATCAACCTACTTGGTTTATTGACCAATATCATTCGTAGAGCAGATGACCAAGtgctaccagcagctgAGCAATTAATGACCTTATTCATCCATTTGCTCGAGACAAAGTTGCCCAACTCCCtcattgaagaagatgtttTCATTGCAATTGGTGCTGTTGCCGGTGCCACTAATGAGCATTTTGCTCAATATCTCGATGTATTTATGCCATATTTGGTCGCAGCTCTCCAGAACTCTGGAGAATACCAGACCTGTAACACTGCCGTTGGTCTTGTGGCAGATATCAGCCACTCGGTTGGAAAACAAATTGAGAAATACAGCGATACATTTATGAATACTTTTGTGGAAAACTTGCGCAAAGATGACATTCGTCGCGAAATCAAGCCTGTTATTCTGTCCTGTATCGGAGACGTGGCTTCATCTATCGGCGGTGGATTCATCCCCTATTTGCAAGTGGTGATGCAAGTTCTCAATGATGCTGCTCAACTACGAGCCGACGAAGATTCGTCTTTAGAGTTCCTCGATTATGTGTTTAGTCTACGTGAGGCCATAATTGACGCCTATGTCGGTATTGTTGCTGGCATGCACGACTCACCACAAGCTTTGTTGCCATATATTGAAGGAATGTTTGCATTCCTATCGACGCTACTATCCGATCACGAGCTTATCAAATCTGAATCTGTTCTCCGCTCCTTAGCAGGTTTGTTAGGAGATGTTGCATCTATATACCCTGATGGCCAAGTCGCCCCTCTGTACAGACATGATTGGGTTACCGAAATCATTCGCAAGGCCCGCGACCGCAACTTTTCATCAGCAACTAAAGAAACAGCTAAATGGGCTCGtgaacagcagaagagaCAAATTGTCAAGGTGACTGGTGGCAACTAG